The Sulfitobacter guttiformis genome contains a region encoding:
- a CDS encoding sigma-54-dependent transcriptional regulator, protein MAQAMKIAIVDDEQDMRQSISQWLALSGYDTETFASAEDALKVLGPEYPGIVISDIKMPGMDGMQFLKKLMGSDSALPVIMITGHGDVPMAVEAMRVGAFDFLEKPFNPDRMSELAKKATATRRLVMDNRLLRRELSDGGQLMKKLIGQSPVMERLREDILDLGQADGHVLIDGETGTGKTLVAHALHAVGSRAGKKFVLVSASAFEEDALSKRLFGPMQPEDAILPAMEEARGGTLVLEDVEALSETLQARLLSVINEQGTPAETRIVAISNLQEAGRTSEDVLRSDLFYRLAALRITVPPLRQRGEDILTLFTRLSDQFADEYGCDAPQVTAQEAAQLLQAPWPGNVRQLINVAERAVLQSRRGSGTIASLLMSEHDEMQPVMTTEGKPLKEYVEAFERMLIDNTMRRHKGSIASVMDELCLPRRTLNEKMAKYQLSRSDYL, encoded by the coding sequence ATGGCACAGGCGATGAAAATTGCGATTGTCGATGATGAACAGGACATGCGTCAGTCCATCAGCCAGTGGCTTGCCCTGTCGGGCTATGACACAGAAACATTTGCCAGTGCTGAGGATGCTCTCAAGGTGCTGGGGCCGGAGTACCCGGGCATTGTCATTTCTGACATCAAAATGCCGGGGATGGACGGCATGCAGTTTTTGAAAAAGCTGATGGGGAGCGATTCCGCCTTGCCGGTAATCATGATCACGGGCCACGGTGATGTGCCCATGGCCGTCGAGGCCATGCGCGTTGGTGCGTTTGATTTTCTGGAAAAGCCTTTCAACCCTGACCGCATGAGCGAACTGGCCAAGAAAGCCACTGCAACGCGCCGTCTGGTGATGGACAACCGCCTTTTGCGCCGCGAGTTGTCGGATGGTGGCCAGCTTATGAAAAAGCTGATCGGCCAAAGCCCCGTGATGGAGCGTCTTCGCGAGGATATACTTGATTTGGGGCAAGCCGACGGTCACGTCCTGATCGACGGTGAAACCGGAACCGGCAAGACCCTTGTGGCCCATGCGCTGCATGCCGTTGGCAGCCGCGCCGGCAAGAAATTTGTTCTGGTCAGTGCCTCGGCCTTTGAGGAGGATGCGCTCAGTAAGCGCCTGTTCGGACCGATGCAGCCTGAGGACGCCATTTTACCAGCGATGGAAGAGGCACGCGGCGGGACGCTGGTGCTTGAGGATGTGGAGGCGCTGAGCGAGACATTGCAGGCGCGGTTGCTGTCGGTGATCAACGAGCAGGGAACACCTGCCGAAACGCGCATCGTCGCCATCTCGAACCTGCAAGAGGCGGGGCGTACTTCGGAAGATGTATTGCGGTCCGACCTGTTTTACCGTCTGGCAGCCCTGCGTATCACTGTGCCCCCTTTGCGCCAGCGCGGCGAGGATATCCTGACGCTGTTCACTCGTCTGAGTGACCAGTTCGCCGATGAATACGGCTGTGACGCGCCTCAGGTGACAGCGCAGGAAGCTGCACAGCTGTTGCAGGCCCCATGGCCAGGGAACGTGCGCCAGTTGATCAATGTGGCCGAGCGGGCGGTGCTTCAGTCCCGACGCGGATCCGGAACGATAGCCTCCCTCCTGATGAGCGAGCATGACGAAATGCAACCTGTTATGACCACAGAAGGCAAGCCGCTCAAGGAATATGTCGAGGCGTTCGAGCGAATGCTCATTGATAACACAATGCGTCGGCACAAAGGATCTATTGCGTCAGTGATGGACGAATTGTGCCTGCCGCGCAGGACGCTGAACGAGAAGATGGCGAAATACCAGCTGTCGCGCTCCGACTATCTGTAA